The Mercenaria mercenaria strain notata unplaced genomic scaffold, MADL_Memer_1 contig_5021, whole genome shotgun sequence genome window below encodes:
- the LOC128554408 gene encoding lipase ZK262.3-like yields the protein MAIWRLSVIFLSLFTVWSSANPQCDTHVDCKTCVNNKSWIGKNCRWCPLDRNCHADGSPLNPCLQNQNVKDAAKCQEMKYGKYDPKAAFSYTLMSAAAYTNDPQKCLRKIYPTGDFVIKNIIRHSCEDLPLFKYEECFAYTAVSNKKRIIAVAFRGTVINSLQIYDQIISILTTPKTSFPTGGNVQRYFANAYQKLYQGVNASVTSLVRQYPAYDVVVTGHSLGGAIASLAAVSLVYQKLVPVNRMYLYTYGLPRVGDKQYALNHDRLLNNSWRVVHNRDIVSHLPTCNIFTGCFFPSNGPYHHRTEVFYPDQTMNQGSQYIQCKGDDDEKCSDGMITRKPCIIDLSKCIKYHEYYFGIRVGTLCDGS from the coding sequence ATGGCAATTTGGAGATTAAGTGTAATTTTCCTATCTCTGTTCACGGTGTGGTCGTCTGCCAATCCTCAGTGTGACACACATGTGGACTGTAAAACCTGTGTTAACAACAAAAGTTGGATTGGCAAGAATTGCCGCTGGTGTCCATTGGATCGCAACTGTCATGCTGATGGCTCTCCGCTGAATCCTTGCTTACAGAACCAAAACGTTAAAGATGCAGCCAAATGTCAGGAAATGAAATATGGGAAGTATGATCCAAAAGCCGCATTTTCGTACACACTTATGTCGGCTGCCGCATACACGAATGACCCGCAGAAATGCCTTAGGAAGATATACCCTACAGGAGATTTCGTTATAAAGAACATCATAAGACACAGTTGCGAAGATTTGCCCCTGTTCAAGTATGAAGAGTGTTTTGCATATACTGCTGTGTCTAATAAAAAGAGAATCATAGCTGTGGCATTCCGGGGAACAGTTATTAATAGTTTGCAAATTTACGATCAAATTATATCGATATTAACAACACCAAAAACGTCTTTCCCGACTGGTGGGAACGTTCAGCGCTACTTCGCTAATGCTTATCAAAAGTTGTATCAAGGGGTAAATGCAAGTGTTACTTCCCTTGTAAGACAGTATCCAGCGTATGATGTTGTGGTCACAGGTCACTCGCTAGGTGGAGCCATCGCCTCTCTTGCAGCGGTTTCTCTTGTGTATCAGAAACTAGTTCCTGTAAACAGGATGTATCTTTACACGTATGGATTACCCAGAGTTGGTGATAAACAGTACGCCCTAAACCACGATCGACTTTTAAACAACAGTTGGAGAGTGGTCCATAACAGAGATATCGTTAGTCACTTGCCAACCTGTAATATATTCACAGGCTGCTTTTTCCCATCAAATGGTCCTTATCACCATCGCACTGAGGTCTTCTATCCCGATCAGACAATGAACCAGGGCTCACAATACATTCAATGCAAGGGAGATGATGATGAAAAGTGCAGCGACGGAATGATCACGAGAAAACCGTGCATAATAGATTTATCAAAGTGTATCAAGTATCATGAATATTATTTTGGTATACGTGTGGGAACTCTTTGTGATGGTTCTTAA
- the LOC128554410 gene encoding uncharacterized protein LOC128554410, whose amino-acid sequence MAHQRTLEKSKYRNWVRGGLAYKYLKEGIEEFVDDVVQQEHSRILNVVNHSHGITCNQCCFRNLQTMHKCHQDPATGRNQCPWGQLKCNCLYPKKKHCPNKICGEIMEEILKCHGSTPPAPNWKNTEMQKWCESPWEIAKCFINAPGYSDKTRASAFDTVGLLHLLINNISLHAHLSSSLIGSDLLNKTLQRRNKLVHSASMEMEDEDLNGCIDDIIAILEDEKELKARHEAQQAVCKLMQLKKENFIITTHNEVEVCRAALQSITKKSKELTQTIQDAKDDISQKTAEATRNIDEKTRKAVQGALEDLTNHTGTLYERVGHVESEIATIKKQLAEKVGTKDELDDIRDHHQKQLKYVQAKHALQDNLVKLYQKHYVKTSISPLKLQENDVNIEEVYVSPEMAVQVNMQHQHKASTSKCCTVSTSEWKTIHRYRDIFQTNDKRHKNIYILGDVGAGKSSFCKMMIQNWCKTITGDSCNYNDNDNTQGHFVTSNMFTDTSVSDTVTTNVLFQEHSVSDIFSNTDERDITDYYRNGFSASTNYVYDYNVISNSSGKNREPRVSDASDIHDDISESETNLTEWSVKPTPGSEFDSDYQYSVDPFLDENNADIQEMRNFDFLFFIPLRSMSGLTSDVTEMIKVIATDADLASDDLIDRIIEQESERCLIIIDGLDEWNPPEDTPIFPHVSFGIPKGDRAKHSTFITLSRGSAKGILNLKSTECDQKIKLQGVNSKSVQYFTDKYMSKLNKADVCSKNFIKKAANFRRGHLERTPLLLQQLVWMYYTGNEIGNSVSDTYSHLVNIMLSWSQNKDVKVLGDYDIGVPDKYKDLQLPKLLNRFSSCEVKKQSLFLLGQVALEVLTSNMNTST is encoded by the exons ATGGCCCATCAACGTACGTTAGAGAAGTCCAAATATAGGAACTGGGTGAGAGGTGGACTGGCGTATAAATATCTTAAGGAAGGTATAGAAGAATTTGTTGATGATGTGGTTCAACAGGAACACAGCAGAATTCTTAACGTTGTCAATCATTCACATGGAATCACATGTAACCAGTGTTGTTTCCGAAACCTGCAAACAATGCATAAGTGTCATCAAGATCCTGCTACCGGCAGAAACCAGTGTCCTTGGGGTCAGTTAAAATGTAACTGCCTCTATCCAAAAAAGAAGCACTGTCCAAATAAAATATGTGGTGAAATAATGGAAGAAATCTTGAAATGCCATGGCTCAACACCACCTGCACCAAACTggaaaaatacagaaatgcaGAAATGGTGTGAAAGTCCATGGGAGATTGCCAAATGTTTTATTAATGCACCGGGATATTCTGACAAGACAAGGGCATCTGCTTTTGACACAGTTGGTTTGCTTCATCTACTTATCAACAACATCAGTTTACATGCCCACTTATCTTCCAGTTTAATTGGTAGTGACCTCCTAAATAAG ACTCTACAAAGAAGAAATAAATTGGTCCATTCTGCTTCTATGGAAATGGAAGACGAAGATTTAAATGGGTGTATAGATGATATCATTGCAATTCTTGAGGATGAGAAAGAACTTAAAGCAAGGCATGAAGCTCAACAAGCTGTCTGCAAGCTCATGCAG CTGAAGAAAGAAAATTTTATCATCACCACCCACAACGAGGTCGAAGTATGCCGAGCTGCTCTACAATCCATTACGAAAAAATCAAAGGAATTAACACAAACAATTCAAGATGCAAAAGATGACATAAGTCAGAAAACTGCAGAAGCCACGAGAAACATTGATGAAAAGACACGGAAAGCCGTTCAAGGTGCTTTGGAAGATTTAACCAACCATACTGGTACATTGTATGAGAGAGTCGGACATGTTGAGTCGGAAATAGCTACTATTAAAAAG CAACTCGCTGAGAAAGTTGGTACGAAAGACGAACTGGACGATATACGTGACCACCATCAGAAACAGTTGAAATACGTTCAAGCAAAACATG caCTTCAAGATAACTTAGTGAAATTATATCAGAAACATTATGTGAAAACGTCTATCTCACCATTAAAGCTACAAGAGAACGACGTTAATATTGAGGAAGTATATGTTTCACCAGAAATGGCTGTTCAAGTTAACATGCAACACCAACATAAGGCATCTACGTCGAAATGTTGTACAGTGAGCACATCTGAGTGGAAGACTATACACCGCTATCGAGATATATTTCAAACCAATGACAAaaggcataaaaatatttatatactagGCGACGTTGGAGCAGGGAAAAGTTCTTTCTGTAAAATGATGATTCAGAACTGGTGTAAAACTATAACCGGCGATTCTTGCAATTACAATGACAATGATAACACTCAAGGACATTTTGTTACCAGTAACATGTTTACCGACACAAGTGTTTCTGATACAGTTACTACCAATGTTTTGTTTCAAGAACATTCTGTTTCCGATATATTTAGTAACACTGATGAGCGCGATATCACTGACTACTATCGAAATGGATTTTCGGCTAGTACAAACTATGTATATGACTACAATGTTATTTCCAATTCCAGTGGGAAGAACCGTGAACCCCGCGTGTCTGATGCAAGTGACATACATGATGATATTTCTGAATCTGAGACAAACCTAACTGAATGGTCGGTGAAGCCAACTCCGGGGTCAGAGTTCGACAGTGACTATCAATATAGCGTTGATCCTTTCCTAGATGAAAACAATGCAGATATCCAAGAGATGAGAAACTTTGACTTCCTTTTCTTTATACCTCTGCGGAGTATGTCCGGGTTGACCTCAGATGTAACAGAAATGATCAAAGTAATTGCCACAGATGCAGATCTTGCTTCCGATGATTTGATAGACAGGATAATAGAGCAAGAGTCAGAACGTTGCCTTATCATTATTGATGGTCTAGATGAATGGAATCCTCCAGAAGACACACCTATCTTTCCGCATGTGAGTTTTGGAATACCAAAAGGAGATAGAGCAAAGCATTCCACGTTCATTACATTATCTCGAGGGTCGGCAAAAGGAATTCTTAACTTGAAATCCACAGAATGtgaccaaaaaataaaattacaaggAGTGAATTCAAAGTCAGTTCAATATTTTACTGATAAATATATGTCGAAATTAAACAAAGCAGATGTATGTTCCAAGAATTTCATAAAGAAAGCCGCGAACTTCAGACGAGGACATCTAGAGAGAACACCTTTACTCTTGCAACAACTCGTATGGATGTACTACACAGGAAATGAAATTGGAAATTCGGTCAGTGATACCTATAGTCACCTTGTAAACATAATGCTTAGCTGGTCACAAAACAAAGATGTCAAGGTCCTCGGTGACTATGACATTGGTGTACCTGATAAGTATAAAGATTTGCAGCTGCCAAAGCTTTTAAATAGATTTTCGAGTTGTGAAGTCAAGAAACAGAGTTTGTTTCTTCTAGGCCAAGTTGCACTTGAAGTCTTAACTTCAAACATGAATACAAGCACATAA